ATAAAATATTTGAAGTGATCGACTTTTATTCTGATTTCTTCTCAGCTGTTTCAGTTCATGACACAagatgaactttttattttgctctaatccaaacaaagtttcattttatcCTTCCTCCCTGACAcccttcttccctcctttcctttcttccctcctttcctttctcccctcctccctcattgccttcacccctctctcctccctccctcacagTTTGGGGGTCACGGTAACACCTCCAGTCTTCTCGTGTGTTTCTTGAAGCCATGATATCAGGATGCTGTTAGTCTCAGCTGGTCTTTCCATCTGCGTCCAGTGTCCACAGTCCTCGATGTGTCCTCTGCTCAGGTTCAGGATCTGTGATcaataaacacagacatcagaTTCATTTCCAATGATTGATCGTCATGCTGCTTCTCTTTCCTCAATTTTCTCACCAAGTCCTCCATTCCCTTGGAGAAGGCCGGCAGCAGGACCTGGTCTTTACCTGCTGTCACCATCAGAGCAGGTAtcagcagctaacacacacacacacacacacacacacacacagaatgataGACGTTTCAGTCTTCCATTAGAAACATCAGTGAGGCACACCACCACGCCCTGTTGCCACAAACTAGAGCACACCAAGTGTGGATTAATCCGCCCCTGAAAATGCATATATCCAGTTTGTCTGATAAAACTAGTGAACAGCTGTTTTAGACAGACTTACATGTTGGTTTTGATCTTTTCTTGTTgataatgagaaaataaagacacCAGACTTTAGCCTGAAAAAGGCTGAGTTGATGGTTTTTGTACTTTTAGGTTGAAATCACGACTGCGTGGGAAACTCCtcatcctgcagctgctgcaggagcaCAGGACATTCTGACAGATGAAACAGCAACCCCATGATGTAGTTCATGTGATTCTGATGTTTTAGTGACTCTCTAACTTCTTTTGTTTCTGATGCTGCCGTCTGTAACAAACCTTTCCAGTGGGACGAGAACACATCCACTTCCAGTTCGCCTCCCTGTTCCGATACCAGTTCAACGGCCTCCTGTGACACGAAACACAAGACGATTATTGACCCACTGCACTGTGAGctcatatttattcatgaagTTATCAAACGCTGCTTCACATTCTCCACCCTGAGTATGTTTAAGTCCATGTAGGCACCATCAGTTTAAACCAGAGCTGCAGATgaagattatttttctttggtGACCTCATGCATCGATTGTTTGCAACATGTCTTCAGGAGGCTCTTTGTCACTGAATGACTTCTGCTTGATCTGTTCAGTGTGCAGACCTGAAGCCTCGCTCTTTGTACTGGCTGACGTAGTACTGCAGCTCGGCCTCCGTCAGCATGGAGCTCCGGGGAATCTGCTCCGGCAGACCCACAAACAGACCTCCTGTAACACGACACAAGCAACACATGACAGCACTTACTGGTGTTTTTCATGAGCtcttcaaaatgtctgcaggaACTTTAACAAATGGTTTTTAGCAGGAAGTCTCCAGTCAGACTTCAGGGTGCAGTCTCACCTCGAGCACAGACTCCTGCAGTGCTGATCGGAGGACGCGTCGCCTGACAAGACAGAAGTATTGATGCAAAGCTGATTTTTCTACCTGTACAGACTTgatgttgtctctgtgtgtgtgtgtgtgtgtgtgtgtgtgtgtgtgtgtgtcctcactgcTTCATCActgctgaaaaagaaaatcttgaaTGTTCTCTCCAGGTCTTTCTCCAGTTCGGCCTCTGCTAcaccctgcaacacacacacccacacacacacacgttcttgTCATATGCacagaaacatgttaacatCATATAAAGTAGAGAggacgtgtttgtttgtgaactTTAAAGGTCTGGGTTGGTGAACTGCCTTTCTCCCAGTCTTTATGCATCGGCAGGTTTTATTGGTGTATGAGGATTGTTTCAAAGTGATGACAGACTCATATGAAGAACATGCTGGCATGTATATGTGGCTCTTTGTGTCCGTGAAGCAGCCTGTCTCTGAGAAGAGGACAGGCTGTTTATCAGAGCTGTGGTCAGTTGGTAGCATGCTGCAGACACACTTACAGGTTTCTGGAAGTAGAGCTGGTAGTCAAATATGGGAACAGActtgagtttctctgcaggagTGACAGAAGGATCGACGGGGAACAGAGGAGTGTTCAGAGACGCCACAGCCCttcacacacaggaaaacacattttactccAGGCTAAAGTATCTGGGAGGTGTcactgaatctgtgtgtgtgtgtgtgtgtgtgtgtgttcacctgacTCTCTCAGGGTAATACTGAGCCATGACCCACACCAACATGCCGCCCCAGTCATGACCCACCAGGGTGACCTGTGGTATCGACTGGAAaaggaacagagagaagaaatcaTGCACCAGAGACCGCTGCAAAATCACAAGACGTATCTGAGGTACGAGAAAAAGGTTTACacaaaaatacaaccacacacacgcgGTGGGCTTATATatgcatgcaaatgtgcagagatggtggagtgagaGCAGCGAGGCATCCCAGGTCCACACCCCATACTGTGGTCTGTGATGGACCTGAACCGGCCTCAGTCCCTCTGGacctgagagtgtgtgtgatgtgttgtcACTCACCATTTTGTCCATAAAAGTGATTAAATCCTGGGAAGAAAAGAAGTAATATTCTGTGTAATCATGATTAAATAAGACATGACAACTGTGACAACTGTCCTTTAAATGAGCTGCCGGTGTAATCACCCACTGACAGATCAGTTAAAGTAGTATcgtaaaaatgtctttttgtaaaAGCTTGAAACGCTGACGCCACACGcgtgtgtttaaaaatgattccATGAGTGTGTTGGTGAGTTTGTACCTTGCAAAGCTGCTCCTGAGAATATTCCTGTATGTCTGTCAGTGAGCAAACGACATGAATCAAAGCTCTCCACAACACGCGAGGAAAAACAAGAGgtgacatgaaaaacattttaaatgattcaaaGGAGGCTGTGGCACTTTAAATTCATACTATTTGTGTCTATGACCTTGACACACACCTGGGGGCGCTGTGGACTCTCCATAGCCCTTCATGTCCAGAGCCAACACCCTGAACCCAGCTGCTGCCACAGCTGGAATCTAGCAGACAGAGACGAGGAcgttcagacacaaacacaccagaaaCTGAGGATGGGATGAGACACGCACACACCGGGACACACCTGATACCTCCAGGAGTACCAGCTCTCAGGGAAGCCGTGACACAGCAGAACTGGTGGACCTGAGCCCATCTCAACATAATGAGTCGTCACACcaggctaacacacacacacacacacacacacacacacacacacacacacacacacacacacacacacaggaatcaTCATTATGTCACATTATGTCAGCTGTCTTCTGAACAGATTGcaggattgtgtgtttttacccTGATGGTGACGTATCCATGAGACACCTCATCAgggctgcaggctggtggaGGACTCTGTGTGCCAacagcctgaaacacacacacaaatccgTCTATCAGTGTCCTGTACTCCCCCCTCCTCGCCTATCCTCCTAGTACACCCGCAAAAGCTTGACTCATCAGAGACTTCCTTCTGCAGGTGCTCAGGACTCAGAGTTTAACAAGTTACATCAACATGATTCCTATAAACTAAAAGTTTCTGTAGGGAAAACGCTTACATAATGTctgctttaaaatgaacaaagacaaatataACTTTTAGTTTCTATAGGTGAGAAGCCAGAGAGCAATTATCATCAGACTCATGCAGTAACTAACCCAGCACGGGCAAGCGCGGTCATTAGAGAACATTTACACTGCAAATGGACCATTTTCGTCAGGCCTGGTCGATGTTTACCATGCACAAAAAGGACGTTGCAGGTACTCCAGGGTAATAGGCACTACCCTGTCGAAAAAGCACAAGCTGCATGATGGTTTAACCTCCGAGATCCAGAGAGATCAAGAGAGCCTTGACTTGAAGATTTGAGCATAACTGCTGAAGCTTGAACGGGCTCTAATTAAGAACATAAGGCGTCATGAGCAGAGACATGGCTCAGTCATTTCCTAAAATAGCTGCTTCAATGGAGTGTTTTTAATCAGACAATCTGGAGCAAGAGTgacatttgcacattttcattttatatgtcTGTTTTAGAATGTGCATAGTGTTCTAACATgctgcatttgtgtttattcaggttttttcaTTGACTATAGCCAAAATTTGTATGTATAGACTGTGGTGTTTGTGGTAAGAGTAATACATAAAGAGTGATGAGCATTTCTTAATAATCCAATAGAAGATGTGAATCAAAGGCGTCCATCAGCTGACACTacgaaagaacaaaaaaaaaataagtaataataattgataaaataaaaataaaaagaagtggataaaaataaaaagcagtctCGTAAATGTCTAATTCCTGTCAGACTGATTTACTTCTGATTGCCTGATACGGACTATCAGGCTCTGTCCCGCCCTCCAGTGGTCATGGTGTGAAACTGCACATTAAATCAGTAAAAACGAGCGTCACGCCACACATGATAGGATACTGTACTTCCCGGTAATTCTGTCAAATAGAATgaccaaaactaaaaatatacgAATTAAGT
This is a stretch of genomic DNA from Larimichthys crocea isolate SSNF chromosome XIX, L_crocea_2.0, whole genome shotgun sequence. It encodes these proteins:
- the ephx2 gene encoding bifunctional epoxide hydrolase 2, yielding MHDPSSSSSSSSKRRHTVLLEDRQRDLNSVHCSSEDMAEKKAVLLNFWGVAVSSRPHAVFHKMEELHNLPGGFLSSVVSQKDSAMSQADRGEMTLSQMIPVFEAECVKEAQVRAVTLPSDWSVGHLLEELRGAMMEVQPAVLKAAASLRHSGLLTAVLANHWLDDSASGDTAARLLALLGGHFDLVLQSCRSGHRVPEPAMFSSALQHLGVTSQQALWLDADEEGVKAAEGAGMKAILVENLDDALHRLGSFTGVQAVGTQSPPPACSPDEVSHGYVTIRPGVTTHYVEMGSGPPVLLCHGFPESWYSWRYQIPAVAAAGFRVLALDMKGYGESTAPPDIQEYSQEQLCKDLITFMDKMSIPQVTLVGHDWGGMLVWVMAQYYPERVRAVASLNTPLFPVDPSVTPAEKLKSVPIFDYQLYFQKPGVAEAELEKDLERTFKIFFFSSDEAATRPPISTAGVCARGGLFVGLPEQIPRSSMLTEAELQYYVSQYKERGFRRPLNWYRNREANWKWMCSRPTGKLLIPALMVTAGKDQVLLPAFSKGMEDLILNLSRGHIEDCGHWTQMERPAETNSILISWLQETHEKTGGVTVTPKL